From the Synechococcus sp. HK01-R genome, one window contains:
- a CDS encoding fatty acid desaturase yields MVSSVITAPSPPSRPTDSHRALERAQGLHKPRQGETYVPLDHGRRWGTIGFMIAIHGLALVALLPSFWSWQAVTSLLVLYWVTACLGVTIGYHRLLSHRSFQVPHWLERFFATCGALSCQHGPIDWVGLHRHHHKFSDTDADHHNSHRGFWWSHMGWMFEPIPAMQAVPRLSGDLARDPYYRWLNNNFLLLQLPLAGLLFWIGTVTGAGGWALLLWGIPLRLVLVYHVTWLVNSATHCWGQVVYESGDASRNNKWVAALTFGEGWHNNHHAFPHSARHGLQPRQIDLTWEHIRLMRALGLASKVRLPVAS; encoded by the coding sequence ATGGTTTCAAGCGTGATCACGGCACCATCGCCACCCAGCAGGCCGACAGACTCGCACAGGGCCCTGGAGCGGGCTCAAGGGCTGCACAAACCCCGCCAAGGCGAAACCTATGTGCCCCTGGATCACGGACGGCGCTGGGGAACCATCGGCTTCATGATCGCGATCCATGGGCTGGCCTTGGTCGCCTTGCTGCCGAGCTTCTGGAGCTGGCAGGCCGTCACCAGCCTGCTGGTTCTCTACTGGGTCACCGCCTGCCTGGGGGTGACGATCGGGTATCACCGCCTGCTCTCACATCGATCCTTCCAGGTGCCCCACTGGCTCGAGCGCTTCTTCGCCACCTGCGGCGCGCTCAGCTGCCAGCACGGACCCATCGACTGGGTGGGTCTTCATCGGCATCACCACAAGTTCTCTGATACGGATGCAGATCACCACAACAGCCACCGCGGATTCTGGTGGAGCCACATGGGCTGGATGTTTGAACCCATTCCAGCCATGCAGGCCGTCCCGCGCCTGAGCGGGGATCTGGCCAGGGATCCCTACTACCGCTGGCTCAACAACAATTTCCTGCTGCTGCAGTTGCCCCTTGCGGGACTGCTCTTCTGGATCGGCACCGTCACTGGCGCAGGCGGCTGGGCACTCTTGCTCTGGGGCATCCCTCTACGCCTCGTGCTCGTCTATCACGTCACCTGGCTGGTGAATTCGGCAACCCACTGCTGGGGTCAGGTGGTGTACGAAAGCGGCGATGCCTCCCGCAACAACAAGTGGGTCGCAGCCCTCACCTTCGGCGAAGGCTGGCACAACAACCATCACGCTTTCCCCCATTCCGCCCGCCATGGACTTCAGCCCCGTCAGATCGACCTCACCTGGGAGCACATTCGTCTGATGCGGGCGCTGGGACTGGCCAGCAAAGTGCGCCTACCCGTCGCATCGTAA